The following are encoded in a window of Kitasatospora fiedleri genomic DNA:
- a CDS encoding ABC transporter ATP-binding protein, with product MIELHHLTKRYGDKLAVDDLSFRIPEGVVTGFLGPNGAGKSTTMRMILDLDHPTGGEVTIDGKRYAEIQDPLRQIGALLEAKAVHPGRTAYDHLLWLAQSNRVPRARVDEVLDLVGLSAVAKKRARGFSLGMGQRLGIASALLADPQTLMFDEPVNGLDPEGILWIRNLMKRLASEGRTVFVSSHLMSEMALTADHLVVIGRGRLLADLPMAEFIKRNSRSAVRLRTPQPERLLDVLHGAGLTAEPGPDGSWEVVDGDPAALGELAAAHGVTLHELSPQQASLEEAFMQMTAESVEYRTGGHPGAPAAPGTPGAPAEPGAPAEPTAPAPAWGAGWNDRPSGKEN from the coding sequence ATGATCGAGTTGCATCACCTGACGAAGCGTTATGGTGACAAGTTGGCCGTGGACGATCTGAGCTTCCGCATCCCGGAGGGCGTGGTGACCGGCTTCCTCGGCCCGAACGGCGCCGGGAAGTCCACCACCATGCGCATGATCCTCGACCTCGACCACCCGACCGGCGGCGAGGTCACCATCGACGGCAAGCGCTACGCCGAGATCCAGGACCCGCTGCGGCAGATCGGCGCCCTGCTGGAGGCGAAGGCCGTGCACCCCGGCCGCACCGCCTACGACCACCTGCTCTGGCTGGCCCAGTCCAACCGGGTGCCGCGCGCCCGGGTCGACGAGGTGCTCGACCTGGTCGGCCTGAGCGCGGTGGCGAAGAAGCGCGCCCGCGGCTTCTCGCTCGGCATGGGCCAGCGGCTGGGCATCGCCTCCGCCCTGCTGGCCGACCCGCAGACCCTGATGTTCGACGAGCCGGTGAACGGCCTCGACCCCGAGGGCATCCTGTGGATCCGCAACCTGATGAAGCGGCTGGCCTCCGAGGGCCGCACGGTGTTCGTCTCCTCGCACCTGATGAGCGAGATGGCGCTGACCGCCGACCACCTGGTGGTGATCGGCCGCGGCCGGCTGCTCGCCGACTTGCCGATGGCCGAGTTCATCAAGCGCAACTCCCGCTCCGCGGTCCGCCTGCGCACCCCGCAGCCGGAGCGGCTGCTGGACGTCCTGCACGGCGCCGGCCTGACCGCCGAGCCCGGCCCGGACGGCTCCTGGGAGGTCGTCGACGGCGACCCGGCGGCGCTCGGCGAGCTGGCCGCCGCGCACGGCGTCACCCTGCACGAGCTGAGCCCGCAGCAGGCCTCGCTGGAGGAGGCGTTCATGCAGATGACCGCCGAGTCGGTGGAGTACCGCACCGGCGGGCACCCCGGCGCTCCCGCCGCACCCGGCACCCCCGGTGCCCCCGCCGAACCCGGTGCCCCCGCCGAACCCACCGCCCCCGCCCCGGCCTGGGGCGCGGGCTGGAACGACCGCCCGTCCGGGAAGGAGAACTGA
- a CDS encoding alpha/beta fold hydrolase, with protein sequence MTSPSAPAVRENGTGTPLVLLHAFPLSARMWEVQLERVPGPAGDDARVVAPDQRGFGTAPLGEGPPSLDTAADDLADLLDALGVEQAVLGGLSMGGYVAMAFARRHPERLAGLVLADTKATTDTDAARANRERIAAAVLERGSVDLLIEERTAENLLAPGTDPELTDAVRRMIAEASPAAVAWAQRAMAARPDSLDELAALEVPAAVIVGELDTVTPLSEARMMAEALSDAELTVIPAVGHLSSLEAPETFNAAVRALLKRVK encoded by the coding sequence ATGACCTCGCCCAGCGCGCCGGCCGTCCGCGAGAACGGCACCGGTACCCCGCTCGTCCTGCTGCACGCCTTCCCGCTCTCCGCGCGGATGTGGGAGGTCCAACTGGAGCGCGTACCCGGTCCGGCCGGGGACGACGCCCGGGTCGTCGCACCGGACCAGCGCGGCTTCGGCACCGCCCCGCTCGGCGAGGGGCCGCCGTCGCTGGACACCGCCGCCGACGACCTCGCCGACCTGCTGGACGCGCTCGGCGTCGAACAGGCCGTCCTGGGCGGCCTGTCGATGGGCGGCTACGTGGCGATGGCCTTCGCCCGCCGCCACCCCGAGCGGCTGGCCGGACTCGTCCTCGCCGACACCAAGGCCACCACCGACACCGACGCCGCCCGCGCCAACCGGGAGCGGATCGCCGCCGCCGTCCTCGAACGCGGCAGCGTCGACCTGCTGATCGAGGAGCGGACGGCGGAGAACCTGCTCGCCCCCGGCACCGACCCCGAACTCACCGACGCGGTACGCCGGATGATCGCCGAGGCCAGCCCGGCCGCGGTCGCCTGGGCGCAGCGCGCGATGGCCGCCCGCCCCGACTCGCTGGACGAACTGGCCGCCCTGGAGGTGCCCGCCGCGGTCATCGTCGGCGAACTCGACACCGTCACCCCGCTCAGCGAGGCCCGGATGATGGCCGAGGCCCTCTCCGACGCCGAACTGACCGTCATCCCCGCGGTCGGCCACCTCTCCTCGCTGGAGGCCCCCGAGACCTTCAACGCCGCCGTCCGGGCCCTGCTCAAGCGCGTCAAGTAG
- a CDS encoding coiled-coil domain-containing protein encodes MSDSHSPHGFDLVRRGYERAQVDERIAKLVADRDSALSRISALEKRIEELHLETQTAQAAVTDAEPSYAGLGARVEKILRLAEEEAKDLRDEAHRAAEQHRELAEAAAQQVRTEAENYAKDRKAKAEDEGLRIVDKAKSDAAQLRAEANKDAQNKREEADALFEETRTKAAQAALEFETNLAKRREQSERDLAARQAKAEKRLAEIEHRAEQLRLEAEKLRTDAERRSRQTIETAQRQAEDIVADANAKADRVRSESERELAALTNRRDSINAQLTNVREMLATLTGAAVAAASLPTDDSLGVPAQQSR; translated from the coding sequence ATGAGCGACAGTCACTCCCCGCACGGCTTCGACCTGGTACGCCGTGGGTACGAGCGCGCCCAGGTCGACGAGCGGATCGCCAAGCTGGTGGCCGACCGAGACAGCGCGCTCTCCCGGATCAGCGCGCTGGAGAAGCGCATCGAGGAACTCCATCTGGAGACCCAGACGGCCCAGGCCGCGGTCACCGACGCGGAGCCCTCGTACGCCGGTCTCGGTGCCCGCGTCGAGAAGATCCTCCGCCTCGCCGAGGAGGAGGCCAAGGACCTGCGCGACGAGGCGCACCGCGCCGCCGAGCAGCACCGCGAGCTGGCCGAGGCCGCCGCGCAGCAGGTCCGCACCGAGGCCGAGAACTACGCCAAGGACCGCAAGGCCAAGGCGGAGGACGAGGGCCTGCGGATCGTCGACAAGGCCAAGTCGGACGCGGCGCAGCTGCGGGCCGAGGCCAACAAGGACGCGCAGAACAAGCGCGAGGAGGCGGACGCCCTCTTCGAGGAGACCCGCACCAAGGCCGCCCAGGCCGCCCTGGAGTTCGAGACCAACCTGGCCAAGCGCCGGGAGCAGTCGGAGCGCGACCTGGCGGCCCGTCAGGCCAAGGCGGAGAAGCGGCTGGCCGAGATCGAGCACCGGGCCGAGCAGCTCCGCCTGGAGGCGGAGAAGCTGCGCACCGACGCGGAGCGCCGTTCCCGGCAGACCATCGAGACCGCGCAGCGGCAGGCCGAGGACATCGTGGCCGACGCCAACGCGAAGGCCGACCGGGTCCGCAGCGAGTCGGAGCGCGAGCTGGCGGCGCTCACCAACCGCCGCGACTCGATCAACGCCCAGCTGACCAACGTCCGCGAGATGCTGGCCACGCTGACGGGCGCCGCGGTCGCCGCGGCCTCGCTGCCGACCGACGACTCGCTGGGCGTGCCGGCGCAGCAGTCGCGCTGA
- the mce gene encoding methylmalonyl-CoA epimerase translates to MLTRIDHIGIACFDLDRTVEFYRSTYGFEVFHTEVNEEQGVREAMLKINDTGDGGASYLQLLEPTREDSTVAKWLAKNGEGVHHVAFGTADVDADAAAVAGKGVRVLYDEPRRGSMGSRITFLHPKDCGGVLTELVTAADPSAH, encoded by the coding sequence GTGCTGACCCGCATCGACCACATCGGCATCGCCTGCTTCGACCTGGACCGGACGGTCGAGTTCTACCGCTCGACGTACGGCTTCGAGGTGTTCCACACCGAGGTCAACGAGGAGCAGGGCGTCCGCGAGGCCATGCTGAAGATCAACGACACCGGGGACGGCGGGGCCTCCTACCTCCAGCTGCTGGAGCCGACCCGGGAGGACTCGACGGTCGCCAAGTGGCTGGCCAAGAACGGCGAGGGCGTGCACCACGTCGCCTTCGGGACGGCCGACGTGGACGCGGACGCGGCGGCGGTCGCCGGCAAGGGCGTGCGGGTGCTGTACGACGAGCCGCGGCGCGGGTCGATGGGCTCGCGGATCACCTTCCTGCACCCCAAGGACTGCGGCGGCGTGCTGACCGAACTGGTCACCGCGGCGGACCCGTCCGCGCACTGA
- a CDS encoding acetyl-CoA C-acetyltransferase yields MTTSVIVAGARTPMGRLLGSLKGFSGAELGGFAIKAALERAGITGEQVQYVIMGQVLQAGAGQIPARQAAVKAGIPMNVPALTINKVCLSGLDAIALADQLIRAGEFDVVVAGGQESMTNAPHLLPKSREGFKYGAIEMLDAMAHDGLTDAYENIPMGESTEKHNTRLGIARDVQDAIAAASHQRAAKAQADGVFEAEIVPVEIPQRKGDPVLFGQDEGIRADTTVEGLARLRPAFSKDGTITAGTSSQISDGAAAVVVMSKARAEELGLSWIAEIGAHGNVAGPDNSLQSQPSNAIRHALAKEGLTVGDLDLIEINEAFAAVAHQSTKDLGVSDEIVNVNGGAIALGHPIGMSGARVVLHLALELQRRGGGVGAAALCGGGGQGDALIVKVPAQG; encoded by the coding sequence ATGACTACTTCTGTGATCGTCGCAGGTGCCCGTACCCCGATGGGTCGGCTGCTCGGCTCGCTCAAGGGCTTCTCCGGCGCCGAGTTGGGCGGCTTCGCGATCAAGGCGGCGCTGGAGCGGGCCGGGATCACCGGCGAGCAGGTGCAGTACGTGATCATGGGTCAGGTGCTCCAGGCCGGTGCGGGCCAGATCCCGGCCCGGCAGGCGGCGGTCAAGGCCGGCATCCCGATGAACGTCCCCGCCCTGACGATCAACAAGGTCTGCCTCTCCGGGCTGGACGCGATCGCGCTGGCCGACCAGCTGATCCGGGCCGGCGAGTTCGACGTGGTGGTGGCCGGCGGCCAGGAGTCCATGACCAACGCCCCGCACCTGCTGCCCAAGTCCCGCGAGGGCTTCAAGTACGGCGCGATCGAGATGCTCGACGCGATGGCGCACGACGGCCTCACCGACGCCTACGAGAACATCCCGATGGGCGAGTCCACCGAGAAGCACAACACCCGGCTCGGCATCGCCCGCGACGTGCAGGACGCCATCGCCGCCGCCTCCCACCAGCGCGCCGCCAAGGCCCAGGCCGACGGCGTCTTCGAGGCCGAGATCGTGCCGGTGGAGATCCCGCAGCGCAAGGGCGACCCGGTGCTGTTCGGCCAGGACGAGGGCATCCGCGCCGACACCACCGTCGAGGGCCTGGCCCGGCTGCGCCCGGCCTTCAGCAAGGACGGCACCATCACCGCCGGCACCTCCTCGCAGATCTCCGACGGCGCCGCCGCGGTCGTGGTGATGAGCAAGGCCAGGGCCGAGGAGCTGGGCCTGAGCTGGATCGCCGAGATCGGCGCGCACGGCAACGTCGCGGGCCCGGACAACTCGCTCCAGTCCCAGCCGTCCAACGCGATCAGGCACGCCCTCGCCAAGGAGGGGCTGACGGTCGGCGACCTCGACCTGATCGAGATCAACGAGGCCTTCGCGGCCGTCGCCCACCAGTCGACGAAGGACCTGGGCGTCAGCGACGAGATCGTCAACGTCAACGGCGGCGCGATCGCGCTCGGCCACCCGATCGGCATGTCCGGCGCCCGCGTGGTGCTGCACCTGGCGCTGGAGCTCCAGCGCCGCGGCGGCGGGGTCGGCGCGGCCGCGCTGTGCGGCGGCGGCGGCCAGGGCGACGCGCTGATCGTCAAGGTCCCCGCGCAGGGCTGA
- the meaB gene encoding methylmalonyl Co-A mutase-associated GTPase MeaB, protein MADVATLVEQARQGRPRAVARLITLVENAAPELREVMAALAPHSGRAYTVGLTGSPGVGKSTSTSALVSAYRKLGRRVGVLAVDPSSPFSGGALLGDRVRMQEHATDPEVFIRSMATRGHLGGLAWAAPQALRVLDGAGCDVILVETVGVGQSEVEIAAQADTSVVLLAPGMGDGIQAAKAGILEIGDVFVVNKADRDGADATARELNHMLGLGESRQAGDWRPPIVKTVAARGEGLDELVEALEKHRGWLTETGELDARRRRRAAQEIEAITLAALRARIGDLRGDRHLDVLAGQVAAGALDPYAAADRLVAELTR, encoded by the coding sequence ATGGCCGATGTGGCGACGCTGGTCGAGCAGGCCCGGCAGGGCCGTCCCCGGGCGGTGGCCCGGCTGATCACCCTGGTGGAGAACGCCGCGCCCGAACTGCGCGAGGTGATGGCGGCCCTCGCCCCCCACAGCGGACGGGCCTACACGGTGGGCCTGACCGGCTCGCCCGGGGTGGGCAAGTCCACCTCCACCTCGGCGCTGGTGAGCGCCTACCGCAAGCTCGGCAGACGGGTCGGGGTGCTGGCCGTCGACCCGTCCTCGCCGTTCTCCGGCGGGGCGCTGCTCGGCGACCGGGTGCGGATGCAGGAGCACGCCACCGACCCGGAGGTGTTCATCCGCTCGATGGCCACCCGCGGCCACCTCGGCGGCCTGGCCTGGGCCGCCCCGCAGGCGCTGCGGGTGCTGGACGGGGCGGGCTGCGACGTGATCCTGGTGGAGACCGTCGGCGTCGGCCAGTCCGAGGTGGAGATCGCCGCGCAGGCCGACACCTCGGTCGTGCTGCTGGCCCCCGGCATGGGCGACGGCATCCAGGCCGCGAAGGCGGGCATCCTGGAGATCGGCGACGTGTTCGTGGTCAACAAGGCCGACCGGGACGGCGCGGACGCCACCGCCCGGGAGCTCAACCACATGCTCGGCCTGGGGGAGTCCCGGCAGGCCGGCGACTGGCGCCCGCCGATCGTGAAGACCGTCGCGGCCCGCGGCGAGGGACTGGACGAACTCGTCGAAGCCCTGGAGAAGCACCGCGGCTGGCTGACCGAGACCGGCGAACTGGACGCCCGCCGCCGCCGCCGGGCCGCCCAGGAGATCGAGGCCATCACCCTCGCCGCCCTGCGCGCCCGGATCGGCGACCTGCGCGGCGACCGGCACCTCGACGTCCTGGCCGGGCAGGTCGCCGCGGGCGCACTCGACCCGTACGCGGCGGCCGACCGGCTGGTGGCCGAACTGACCCGCTAA
- a CDS encoding MarR family winged helix-turn-helix transcriptional regulator yields MDDSVTEAPAVPPSRGGEADTPWLDAREQRLWRAHLEVGKLLDHQLSRELQTHNLAINDYEILVVLSESPDRRMRMTDLATATLQSKSRLSHQITRMEAAGLVLRQECPGDRRGLYAHLTGHGWETLRKVAPDHVRSVRAHFIDRLTDEQLDALYAALAPIAEHLRGLRGRG; encoded by the coding sequence ATGGACGACTCCGTGACCGAAGCGCCCGCGGTCCCCCCCTCCCGGGGCGGGGAGGCGGACACCCCGTGGCTCGACGCGCGCGAGCAGCGGCTGTGGCGCGCCCACCTGGAGGTCGGCAAGCTCCTCGACCACCAGCTGAGCCGGGAGCTGCAGACCCACAACCTCGCCATCAACGACTACGAGATCCTGGTGGTGCTCTCCGAGTCCCCGGACCGCCGGATGCGGATGACCGACCTGGCCACCGCCACCCTGCAGTCCAAGAGCCGGCTCTCGCACCAGATCACCCGGATGGAGGCGGCCGGGCTGGTGCTGCGCCAGGAGTGCCCGGGCGACCGCCGCGGCCTGTACGCGCACCTGACCGGGCACGGCTGGGAGACGCTGCGCAAGGTCGCCCCGGACCACGTCCGCAGCGTCCGCGCGCACTTCATCGACCGGCTCACCGACGAGCAGCTGGACGCGCTGTACGCGGCCCTGGCCCCGATCGCCGAGCACCTGCGCGGGCTCCGCGGCCGGGGCTAG
- a CDS encoding MBL fold metallo-hydrolase, whose amino-acid sequence MTTPSAHFHSIADGIYAWQPRQRGWGLANCGLVTAGGSALWIDTPYDRALAGEFLERTRAVLAPGTEVGRIVVTHANGDHLWGAGVLPGAEVITTREALHHIAYEPTPEQQHALLQNLDPGDDTGSYLHEHFGCFDWADTPPVVPDTVFTGELELRVGDIPVQVSSLPPAHTSGDLIVHLPTRSTVFTGDIVFGSTADRPGDHPVHWAGPLGNVIDAVERLLDTGAETVVPGHGPLLTRADLRAHAGYLRYVRDRAHALHAAGLPAAEAAQAVIDEARYPELGLPERLLVTIGTEYRHLDGSPEPAMLEVVGRMAGLARQRARTA is encoded by the coding sequence ATGACGACGCCGAGCGCGCACTTCCATTCGATAGCCGACGGTATATACGCATGGCAGCCGCGGCAACGTGGTTGGGGCCTGGCCAACTGCGGCCTGGTCACCGCCGGCGGCTCCGCGCTGTGGATCGACACCCCGTACGACCGCGCGCTGGCCGGCGAGTTCCTGGAGCGCACCCGCGCCGTCCTCGCCCCCGGCACCGAGGTCGGGCGGATCGTGGTCACCCACGCCAACGGCGACCACCTGTGGGGCGCCGGCGTCCTCCCCGGGGCCGAGGTCATCACCACCCGCGAGGCGCTGCACCACATCGCCTACGAGCCGACCCCCGAGCAGCAGCACGCCCTGCTGCAGAACCTCGACCCGGGCGACGACACCGGCTCCTACCTGCACGAGCACTTCGGCTGCTTCGACTGGGCCGACACCCCGCCGGTCGTTCCCGACACCGTCTTCACCGGCGAGCTCGAACTGCGCGTCGGCGACATCCCGGTGCAGGTCAGCAGCCTCCCGCCGGCCCACACCAGCGGCGACCTGATCGTCCACCTGCCCACCCGCTCCACCGTCTTCACCGGCGACATCGTCTTCGGCTCCACCGCCGACCGGCCCGGCGACCACCCCGTGCACTGGGCCGGCCCGCTCGGCAACGTCATCGACGCCGTCGAGCGGCTGCTCGACACCGGCGCCGAGACGGTCGTCCCCGGCCACGGCCCGCTGCTCACCCGCGCCGACCTGCGCGCCCACGCCGGCTACCTGCGCTACGTCCGCGACCGGGCGCACGCCCTGCACGCCGCCGGCCTCCCGGCCGCCGAGGCCGCGCAGGCCGTCATCGACGAGGCCCGCTACCCCGAACTCGGCCTCCCCGAGCGGCTGCTGGTCACCATCGGCACCGAGTACCGGCACCTCGACGGCTCCCCCGAGCCCGCCATGCTGGAGGTCGTCGGCCGGATGGCCGGCCTGGCCCGGCAGCGCGCCCGCACCGCCTGA
- a CDS encoding ATP-binding protein — protein MVEIVLALLAGAALTAGPLLWSARRTARAAARRATEAENRAQGAEVRARTAEERVRAGEGRTRTAEGRAHAAEARQTLAEARLATAVREFAHLAHERLPAAATALTHPRTPVPGPLDTGAGQEELHRALDAVLNAAVRAALAERERTDAAARAALRGAASKIQALLIQVRSLLEEIQLSVDDPRLLALDFRNELTLRRVQSLAVLSGAWPGMTREDSPLAELCVGAQSRVAGYARIEITNHLREPRLAVAARAAEPVAIALAEILGNATAYSHPETRVVVSVEQGSSGALVVVDDMGVGMEPDQLERAGELLDGQAEVLLTELGDPPQAGFAVIGLLCRQFGFGCRVEPSPYGGVRAILRLPADLLTLTDPTAPLSALAPRPITQSAPVFDAGDALPTRKRRAPRVPQQDAPSPLPAPAGTTPDRARSAWSALQSGTAAGRSAADRAADRTARPEGPAAPEGVETP, from the coding sequence ATGGTCGAGATCGTGCTCGCCCTGCTGGCCGGTGCCGCCCTGACCGCAGGACCCCTGCTCTGGTCGGCCCGGCGCACCGCCCGGGCCGCCGCCCGGCGCGCCACCGAGGCCGAGAACCGCGCCCAGGGCGCCGAAGTCCGGGCCCGGACCGCCGAGGAACGCGTCCGCGCCGGCGAGGGGCGCACCCGCACGGCCGAGGGCCGGGCCCACGCCGCCGAGGCCCGGCAGACCCTCGCCGAGGCCCGACTGGCCACCGCCGTCCGCGAGTTCGCCCACCTCGCGCACGAACGGCTGCCCGCCGCCGCCACCGCGCTCACCCACCCCCGCACGCCCGTCCCCGGCCCGCTCGACACCGGCGCCGGCCAGGAGGAGCTGCACCGCGCCCTGGACGCCGTCCTGAACGCCGCCGTCCGGGCCGCCCTCGCCGAACGCGAACGCACCGACGCCGCCGCCCGGGCCGCGCTGCGCGGCGCCGCCTCCAAGATCCAGGCGCTGCTGATCCAGGTCCGCTCGCTGCTGGAGGAGATCCAGCTCTCCGTCGACGACCCCCGGCTGCTCGCCCTCGACTTCCGCAACGAACTCACCCTGCGCCGGGTGCAGTCCCTCGCCGTGCTCTCCGGCGCCTGGCCCGGCATGACCCGCGAGGACTCCCCGCTCGCCGAACTCTGCGTCGGCGCGCAGTCCCGGGTGGCCGGCTACGCCCGGATCGAGATCACCAACCACCTGCGCGAGCCCCGGCTCGCGGTGGCCGCCCGGGCCGCCGAACCCGTCGCCATCGCGCTCGCCGAGATCCTCGGCAACGCCACCGCCTACTCGCACCCCGAGACCCGGGTCGTGGTCTCCGTCGAACAGGGCAGCTCCGGCGCCCTGGTGGTGGTCGACGACATGGGCGTCGGCATGGAGCCCGACCAGCTCGAACGGGCCGGCGAACTGCTCGACGGCCAGGCCGAGGTGCTGCTCACCGAACTCGGCGACCCGCCGCAGGCCGGCTTCGCGGTGATCGGCCTGCTCTGCCGCCAGTTCGGCTTCGGCTGCCGGGTCGAGCCCTCCCCGTACGGCGGGGTCCGGGCCATCCTGCGGCTGCCCGCCGACCTGCTCACCCTGACCGACCCGACCGCCCCGCTCTCCGCCCTGGCCCCCCGGCCGATCACCCAGAGCGCCCCGGTGTTCGACGCGGGCGACGCGCTGCCGACCCGCAAGCGCCGCGCCCCCCGCGTCCCGCAGCAGGACGCCCCGTCCCCCCTCCCCGCCCCGGCGGGCACCACGCCCGACCGGGCCCGCAGCGCCTGGTCGGCGCTCCAGTCCGGCACCGCCGCCGGCCGCAGCGCCGCAGACCGCGCCGCCGACCGCACCGCCCGCCCCGAAGGACCCGCCGCACCCGAAGGAGTCGAAACCCCGTGA
- a CDS encoding roadblock/LC7 domain-containing protein gives MTTPLRRHTEDLSWVLIPLLDLPGVQNAVIATGDGLVTGHSADLGRDGADRVAAMTASLHAAARAFTTAFTGAENVRLNQTVVESEHGYAVVTPAGENSSLAVFALPGADLGTIAYQMQVQVAALARALASPAREASHT, from the coding sequence GTGACCACCCCGCTCCGCCGCCACACCGAGGACCTCTCCTGGGTCCTCATCCCGCTGCTCGACCTGCCCGGCGTGCAGAACGCCGTCATCGCCACCGGCGACGGCCTGGTCACCGGCCACTCCGCCGACCTCGGCCGGGACGGCGCCGACCGGGTCGCCGCGATGACCGCCTCGCTGCACGCCGCCGCCCGGGCCTTCACCACCGCCTTCACCGGCGCCGAGAACGTCCGGCTCAACCAGACCGTGGTCGAGTCCGAGCACGGCTACGCCGTGGTCACCCCGGCCGGCGAGAACTCCTCGCTGGCCGTCTTCGCCCTCCCCGGCGCCGACCTCGGCACCATCGCCTACCAGATGCAGGTCCAGGTCGCCGCGCTCGCCCGGGCGCTGGCCAGCCCCGCCCGGGAGGCGAGCCACACATGA
- a CDS encoding DUF742 domain-containing protein: protein MSEPRPQGPDPQRPDPQRPDPRRPRRRLVPAYLATHGRDAAGGAHRLDRLSVLHAAADLPAGLGGEHRQLWELVRPGALTLAEAAAHLRLPVSATVFIAADLAERGALAVRAPIPSAQPVNRDLAERLLSGLRALK from the coding sequence ATGAGCGAGCCCCGCCCCCAGGGCCCGGACCCGCAGCGCCCGGACCCGCAGCGCCCGGACCCGCGGCGCCCCCGCCGCCGGCTCGTCCCGGCCTACCTCGCCACCCACGGCCGCGACGCCGCCGGCGGCGCCCACCGCCTGGACCGGCTCAGCGTGCTGCACGCCGCCGCCGACCTCCCGGCCGGACTCGGCGGCGAGCACCGCCAGTTATGGGAACTGGTCCGCCCCGGCGCACTGACCCTCGCCGAGGCCGCCGCCCACCTCCGGCTCCCCGTCAGTGCGACCGTCTTCATCGCGGCCGACCTGGCCGAACGCGGCGCCCTGGCGGTCCGCGCGCCGATCCCCTCCGCCCAGCCGGTCAACCGGGACCTCGCCGAAAGGCTCCTCAGTGGACTTCGCGCCCTCAAGTAG
- a CDS encoding GTP-binding protein codes for MDFAPSSSTATAPGDGPPGAPAYLPPTDPILMKLMVTGPFGVGKTTFVRTLSEIPTLHTEETMTAAGIPVDDTSRTPGKTATTVAVDFGRLTLSAGEFVLYLFGTPGQRRFLPLWEDLARGALGALVLVDTRRLADAFDAMDLVEEAGLPYAVAVNRFPDTPPIALDAVRAALDLDPATPLVECDARAREGCVDALISLTEHVLDRLPQETAP; via the coding sequence GTGGACTTCGCGCCCTCAAGTAGCACCGCCACCGCCCCCGGTGACGGACCCCCCGGGGCCCCGGCCTACCTGCCCCCCACCGACCCGATCCTGATGAAGCTCATGGTCACCGGGCCGTTCGGGGTCGGCAAGACCACCTTCGTGCGCACCCTGTCGGAGATCCCGACCCTGCACACCGAGGAGACCATGACCGCGGCCGGCATCCCGGTCGACGACACCAGCCGCACCCCCGGCAAGACCGCCACCACCGTCGCCGTCGACTTCGGCCGGCTCACCCTGTCGGCCGGCGAGTTCGTCCTCTACCTGTTCGGCACCCCCGGCCAGCGCCGCTTCCTCCCGCTCTGGGAGGACCTCGCCCGCGGCGCGCTCGGCGCCCTCGTCCTGGTCGACACCCGCCGCCTCGCCGACGCCTTCGACGCCATGGACCTGGTCGAGGAGGCCGGCCTGCCCTACGCCGTCGCGGTCAACCGCTTCCCCGACACCCCGCCGATCGCCCTCGACGCCGTCCGCGCCGCCCTCGACCTCGACCCCGCCACCCCGCTGGTCGAGTGCGACGCCCGCGCCCGCGAGGGCTGCGTCGACGCGCTGATCTCCCTCACCGAGCACGTCCTGGACCGCCTCCCCCAGGAGACCGCCCCATGA